The genomic window CGGACGGGGTCGTAGGCGTCGTATTCGAGCTTGCCGGTGATGGTGAGGTTGCGGAATTCGGAGGCGAGGCCGTAGTACTGGTATTGGTATTTGGTGCCGAAGTCGTTGGCCGCGGTGGGGACGATGTCGCGCAGGGCCATGTAGGTGTTGCCGCGCTGGGCGAAGCCGGGCCGGGTGCCGTCGGTGCTGCCGGCGTCGCTGGCGGTGAGCGGGGTGTAGGGGTCGGACAGCTTGCCCGAGATGTTGCTGAAGTCGTAGTAGGCGATGCCGAACCTGGCGGTGAGGTCGTCGGTGATCTTCCAGTCGATGCCGATCTGCGCGCCGGTGAGCCACTTGTCGGTGCTTTCGAACTTGGAGGGCTGGTTGGAGGCGAAGTTGAAGTCGGTGTTGTAGACGGGGAAGTAGCCGGCGGTGAAGAAGGTGCCGGCCTTGTCGTTGAGCCTGACTTTCCCGCGCACGGCGAGGCCGTCGAAGCCGAGGTCGTCGTCCCACTGGACTTCGCTGGAGAGGAAGGGGTTGTCGAAACGGCCCATCAGGAAGACGAGCTCCTCGCCATCGCCCGGACCGGCGTCGTAGCTGAGGAAGGCGCGGTCGAGCCAGATGGCGTATTTGGAAAAATTCCCGCCGGAGCCGCCGAGCGTCTGGTTGGGCGAGGTCGGGCTGTTGGTGTCGCCGGTGGCGACGCGCAGGCCGCCGTTGAAGCCGTCCCCGAGCATGATGTCGGTGCCGACGCGGGCGCGCAGGCGGGTGCGCTCGCGGTCCTGGTCGACGTTGTATTGCGGGGAGAACTGGGTGCCGGAGGTGTCGAAGGGCGATCCGGTGTTGATGGCGTTGAAGTTGGGGAAGGCGCCGGTGTTGTCGTTGCCCTCGCCGAAATAGACTCCTTCGTAACGGCCGCGCAGGTCGCCGAAGGGGCGGAATTTATCGGTCCATTCCGGGTAGCGTTTCTCGCTCCATTTCTGTTCGCGGGCCTCGGCGAGGAGCTCCTGCTTGATCTCGTCGCGCATGTTGTTCTTCACCACCTCGGGGATGTAGCTGACGCGCATCTCGTCGGCGGTGGGCTCGGGCGGCAGCGCGGCGATGTCGGCGGCGGCCGCGGCGGCCTGCTGGGCTTGCAGCGCCTGCTGTGCCTCGGCCTCGGCCTGTTGGATCATGGCGGCGGCCTCCTCCTTGCCGAGGATGCCTTTTTCCACGAGCCGGGCGATGAGGTTGACGGTGACGTTGGTGGAGGGGGCGGCGGGCTGCTCCTCCGCGGCTCCGGGTGGAAGTACGGGAGTTTCCGTAGCTGGCACGTCTTCGGAGGGGTTGGCGGGCGCGCTGCCGATGTCGGGTTCCTGCGCGTGGAGCGGGGTGCCGAGGGCGAGCAAAAGGGTGGCGGCGATGGGGCGGATGGAAGACATGGGGAACGGGAAAAGGTGTCAGTTGCCGGGCTTGCGGGCTTTGATGCGGATTTTGACGGAGGGTGGCATTTCGGCGGCGCTGGCCGCGGGCGGTGTTTGCAGGCCGGTGAGGACGCGCCTGACGGCCTGGTCGAGATCCGAACCGGCGGAGGAGCCGATGATGCGGGCGCGGGTGATGGTGCCGTCGGCGCCGGGCCAGAACTCGAGGGTCAGTCCGCTGATGACGGCCTTGCGGGTGACCGGGTCGTTCCTCAGGGCGTTCTCGATGGAGGTCTTGGCGGAGAGCGAGTAGCGGGCGTACTTGTTCCCGCCGCCGAGGCCGCCCTTGCCGCCTCCGGCGCGGCCGCCGCCCCCGCCGGCGGTGAGCCCCATGTCGGGACCGTTGCCGCCGGTGATGTTGGTGCCGAGGTCTTCGGACGGCGGGGCCTCCGCCGGTTCGTCCGGCGGCGTCAGGTCGACGGGCTGTTCCTCGACGAGCTCCTCCTCCGGCTTGTCCTCCTGTGGCGGGGGCTCGACCTTCGGTGGCGGCGGCGGCGGCGGTGGCGGCGGCGGCGGTGGCAGCGTGATGGTGACCACTTCCTGGCGCGGCACGGCCTTGCGCGTGTTTTTCCCACCGTTGAGCAAAAAGGAGAAGAGCCCCCCCACCA from Luteolibacter yonseiensis includes these protein-coding regions:
- a CDS encoding putative porin, translated to MSSIRPIAATLLLALGTPLHAQEPDIGSAPANPSEDVPATETPVLPPGAAEEQPAAPSTNVTVNLIARLVEKGILGKEEAAAMIQQAEAEAQQALQAQQAAAAAADIAALPPEPTADEMRVSYIPEVVKNNMRDEIKQELLAEAREQKWSEKRYPEWTDKFRPFGDLRGRYEGVYFGEGNDNTGAFPNFNAINTGSPFDTSGTQFSPQYNVDQDRERTRLRARVGTDIMLGDGFNGGLRVATGDTNSPTSPNQTLGGSGGNFSKYAIWLDRAFLSYDAGPGDGEELVFLMGRFDNPFLSSEVQWDDDLGFDGLAVRGKVRLNDKAGTFFTAGYFPVYNTDFNFASNQPSKFESTDKWLTGAQIGIDWKITDDLTARFGIAYYDFSNISGKLSDPYTPLTASDAGSTDGTRPGFAQRGNTYMALRDIVPTAANDFGTKYQYQYYGLASEFRNLTITGKLEYDAYDPVRLALAGEVTKNIAFDNGAIGKKAVNNRGPGSAGKAGEFEGGDTAWNLAFTVGKPAMEQFGDWQAGFGYRYVESDAVVDGFTDSDFGGGGTNVQGFLLGGSMAVSPAVRVGLKWMSSDEIIGSPLSTDTLQFDINAKF
- a CDS encoding energy transducer TonB family protein — translated: MSPRPPFPPPARKPSKHRLLIGIMLAVVLVGGLFSFLLNGGKNTRKAVPRQEVVTITLPPPPPPPPPPPPPKVEPPPQEDKPEEELVEEQPVDLTPPDEPAEAPPSEDLGTNITGGNGPDMGLTAGGGGGRAGGGKGGLGGGNKYARYSLSAKTSIENALRNDPVTRKAVISGLTLEFWPGADGTITRARIIGSSAGSDLDQAVRRVLTGLQTPPAASAAEMPPSVKIRIKARKPGN